A section of the Cydia splendana chromosome 1, ilCydSple1.2, whole genome shotgun sequence genome encodes:
- the LOC134789719 gene encoding uncharacterized protein LOC134789719, whose protein sequence is MKTVFVCLLFVGLALAKPAGDEDNSRGCRYIMGKCVEQCPVGTHAYTTGCGHLTPEATCANPNPKEDTRGKICDYSSCYCDAPTVRDEKTKQCVSLDKCTK, encoded by the exons atGAAGACCGTGTTTGTTTGCTTGTTATTCGTGGGCTTGGCTTTGGCCAAGCCTGCGGGAGATGAGGACAATTCGAGAGGGTGTAGATACATTATGGGGAAAT GTGTCGAACAATGCCCAGTGGGCACCCACGCCTACACCACGGGCTGCGGCCACCTAACCCCAGAGGCGACCTGCGCCAACCCGAACCCCAAAGAAGACACACGCGGAAAAATCTGCGACTACTCCTCTTGTTACTGCGACGCGCCCACTGTGCGCGACGAGAAGACCAAGCAATGCGTTAGCTTGGACAAGTGtactaaataa
- the LOC134789474 gene encoding chitinase A-like, whose amino-acid sequence MGYPVALVIAALALAHAAPPGKPSLGWGERTFAIVEVNQAATAYNQLVKRHDAADVSVTWNVWSGDAAEKSRVLLNGQEYWSGPGQSTGSASFKVKKGGRYQMVVELCNKDGCSSSDPTEIVVADTDGSHLPPLDYSMGERNKPFKQTSGKVVGAYFVEWGVYPRKFPVDRIPVPNLSHLLYGFIPICGGDGINDSLKEIEGSFQALQRSCSGREDFKVSIHDPWAALQKPQKGLSSWNEPYKGNFGQLMSLKQARPDLKILPSVGGWTLADPFFFFDDKVKRDRFVASVKDFLQTWKFFDGVDIDWEFPGGKGANPHLGSPKDGEVYVTLMKELRAMLNELSAETGKKYELTSAISAGWDKIQVVNYKEAQQYMDHIFLMSYDFKGAWSNDTLGHQTPLHAPAWRPKETYTTDFGTKMLLAQGVNPKKIVVGVAMYGRGWTGVHGYEDPKNPFLGNATGPCKGSWQDGVVDYRDIANEIAQGKWEYTYDSVAEAPYVFRKETGDLITYDDARSVIAKGKYVRANKLGGLFAWEIDADNGDLLNAMNQGLGNNAF is encoded by the coding sequence ATGGGGTATCCAGTGGCATTAGTCATCGCGGCGCTGGCGCTGGCGCACGCCGCCCCGCCGGGGAAGCCTTCCCTCGGCTGGGGGGAGCGCACCTTCGCCATCGTGGAAGTCAACCAAGCGGCCACAGCCTACAACCAGCTCGTCAAGCGCCACGATGCCGCCGACGTCTCTGTCACCTGGAACGTCTGGTCTGGCGACGCCGCCGAAAAATCCAGGGTACTCCTCAACGGACAGGAATACTGGTCGGGACCCGGGCAGTCCACGGGCTCAGCTTCTTTCAAAGTCAAGAAGGGAGGACGCTACCAAATGGTTGTAGAATTATGCAACAAGGACGGATGCAGCTCCAGCGACCCAACTGAAATCGTTGTTGCTGACACTGATGGTAGCCATTTGCCACCATTAGATTACTCCATGGGAGAAAGGAATAAGCCTTTCAAGCAGACATCGGGGAAAGTAGTTGGAGCGTATTTTGTTGAATGGGGCGTATATCCTAGGAAGTTCCCCGTGGATAGAATACCTGTGCCCAATCTGAGCCATCTCTTGTACGGTTTCATCCCAATCTGCGGTGGCGACGGCATCAACGACAGTCTGAAGGAGATCGAGGGAAGTTTCCAAGCTCTACAGCGTTCTTGCAGTGGTCGCGAAGATTTCAAAGTATCCATCCACGATCCTTGGGCTGCTCTGCAAAAGCCTCAGAAGGGGCTCTCGTCCTGGAACGAGCCTTACAAGGGTAACTTCGGCCAGCTGATGTCTCTTAAACAGGCCCGCCCAGACTTGAAGATCCTGCCTTCCGTTGGTGGCTGGACTCTGGCCGatcccttcttcttcttcgacgATAAAGTCAAGCGTGATCGCTTCGTAGCCTCAGTCAAGGACTTCCTCCAGACTTGGAAGTTCTTCGATGGCGTCGATATCGACTGGGAATTCCCTGGAGGCAAGGGAGCCAACCCTCATTTAGGAAGTCCCAAGGATGGCGAAGTATATGTTACTCTCATGAAGGAACTGCGTGCTATGCTGAACGAACTCTCCGCTGAAACTGGTAAGAAGTACGAGCTGACATCGGCCATCAGTGCTGGCTGGGACAAGATCCAAGTGGTCAACTACAAAGAGGCTCAGCAATACATGGACCATATCTTCCTCATGAGTTACGACTTCAAAGGCGCTTGGTCTAACGATACGCTTGGACACCAGACTCCTTTACACGCGCCGGCTTGGAGGCCTAAGGAAACTTACACCACAGACTTCGGTACAAAGATGCTGCTTGCTCAAGGAGTGAATCCTAAGAAGATCGTCGTCGGCGTCGCTATGTATGGCCGAGGCTGGACCGGCGTTCACGGTTACGAAGACCCGAAGAATCCCTTCCTTGGAAACGCTACAGGGCCCTGCAAGGGTTCATGGCAAGACGGAGTCGTTGACTACAGAGACATAGCCAACGAAATAGCGCAAGGAAAATGGGAGTACACATACGACAGTGTCGCGGAGGCTCCTTACGTATTCAGAAAAGAGACGGGCGATCTCATAACTTATGATGACGCAAGGTCGGTCATTGCCAAGGGCAAGTATGTGAGGGCGAATAAACTCGGTGGTTTATTCGCTTGGGAAATAGATGCTGACAACGGTGATCTCTTGAACGCAATGAACCAAGGTCTAGGTAATAATGCGTTTTAA